A genomic window from Vitis riparia cultivar Riparia Gloire de Montpellier isolate 1030 chromosome 16, EGFV_Vit.rip_1.0, whole genome shotgun sequence includes:
- the LOC117934084 gene encoding pathogenesis-related thaumatin-like protein 3.5: protein MLSWSFTLFLIAISVLSSPSSCTFTITNNCPHTIWPGTLAGSGTPQLPTTGLQLESGQSIRIPTSAGWSGRIWARTGCTFDESGAGTCQTGDCGGRLECDGIGAAPPTSLFEITLGAGTDKDFYDVSFVDGYNLPLIAVPRGVYGGCNATGCASDINIGCPKELQVVGNTGEEGGVVACRSACDAFGLDQYCCSGEFANPSTCRPSFYSSIFKRACPRAYSYAFDDGTSTFTCKAYEYAIIFCPNANGMKRSSDPLPGPLFQGRNNGEIAGIVSSSNIILPFSLSILLLLLLLLHLLL, encoded by the exons ATGCTATCCTGGAGCTTCACTTTGTTTCTCATTGCCATTTCTGTCTTATCCTCCCCATCATCTTGCACATTTACTATAACAAACAACTGCCCTCATACCATCTGGCCCGGCACACTGGCGGGTTCAGGTACGCCGCAGCTTCCTACCACTGGATTGCAATTGGAGTCCGGCCAGAGTATCAGAATTCCAACATCTGCAGGATGGTCTGGTCGAATCTGGGCGAGGACAGGTTGCACATTCGATGAGTCGGGAGCAGGCACTTGCCAGACTGGGGACTGTGGTGGGAGGCTGGAGTGTGATGGGATTGGGGCTGCTCCACCCACATCACTCTTTGAGATAACCCTAGGAGCAGGTACTGATAAAGATTTCTATGATGTTAGCTTTGTGGATGGATACAATCTCCCACTGATTGCTGTACCAAGAGGAGTTTATGGTGGCTGCAATGCTACAGGCTGTGCTTCAGACATCAACATAG GTTGTCCAAAAGAGCTTCAGGTGGTGGGGAATACTGGAGAGGAAGGGGGGGTGGTTGCATGCAGGAGTGCTTGTGACGCATTTGGGCTGGACCAGTACTGCTGCAGTGGGGAGTTTGCAAATCCATCGACATGCCGCCCATCCTTCTATTCCAGCATCTTCAAGAGAGCTTGCCCCAGGGCTTACAGCTATGCTTTTGATGATGGCACAAGCACTTTTACATGCAAGGCTTATGAGTATGCCATCATCTTTTGTCCCAATGCCAATGG GATGAAGAGGTCGAGTGATCCACTTCCAGGTCCATTATTTCAAGGGCGGAACAATGGAGAGATCGCAGGGATAGTTTCCTCTTCAAACATCATCCTACC